TGGCTCTCATTAGTTCTGAATGAAGCCAGatgaaaacacatacacactagtTCTTAATTGGAGTCCACCGGGCTGTCAGGCAGCTACTTTCATCGCTTTTTTTGGGCAGATAtttccagtggtggaatgtaacttaGTCATTTACTTAAGTAGCTACTGTACTTAAATGGAAATTCAAGGAAATGGGCTTCTAGGGTActccaccaaaaaaataaagcatcaaACATAAAATTCCCTGCGCTCTAgtgaatttttatttctattctatttctatttccatttgtgcctttttgtatCAATTCATAGTTTAAATGccttacattttgtcaaaataaaggttctctactttcacatttttattcaggAGAGGAGTCATATGAACTGAGGGGTTAGGGGGTCCTCTGCCAAAAAGATCAAGTATCAAACACTTAACCTTTTGTGCTCATGGTGGATCCATGTGCTCTGGTTTTTGCCTTTCCTGCATCACTTTATGGTGtgaatgtcttaaattttgtcatGATAAAAGTCCTGTattactttcatgttttttttattgggagggacaaatgcacatattctaAATACTGAAGAGGATTTGTCCCCTGCTTTCCctcaaaatctacacctatggcTTAGAATATGATTCACTGCTgtagattaaactacccaacagtatATATGCTAGTTCAAATTAGCACAACTACAGCAGTATAATGcattaatacattaataataatgtaatattaatgcaaaaacatcacatataaTAGTGAAACACTGACAAGGCCATTTTTCTGTgcaatgagtacttttactcttAATACTTAATGCAATTTTCTGGTAGTACATAATTTTATGTAAGTATGGGTTTAAATACAAGGCTTTGCTTGCTGTGGAGTACTTTCACGATGAGGTATGAGTTATTTTGTGAAAGTATAAAggatttttagactttttttccacctctggaTATTTCTCAAACAACAATGTGTCCCATATTTCACTGTTCCCAGATTCATTTCACCCCAGCATGTAGCCCCACACTGCCCCCTGTTGGTGCATTGGTCAGAAACGTGAGACTTGAGTGGATCACAGAAAGTCTTTCTTCCTCATGAAGGGCAGAAATGATGAGCTCTTATAGCAGTTCCGTAACATAATGTCAAGAGATTTTCCATATGGGAGCGTGATGCATTCAAGCTCTGCATCTGCTGAGGTGCAGCTATTAGCTCACCCTCCTGCTGTTGGAAGTATACAAAAGGTTGACACGTGTCAACCCCCCGACACTGCGCACGAGCCCTCTTCCATCATCCCACTCAGCGGGTAATGAGAGTAGGGCACGTGTTTCTTCACACCTCACGCACAAATGGCAACACAGACGGAGAGACTGGAAGGAGTTCAAGAGTTTGAAGAGTTTATCAagaagaattttaatttttttccaactgtttATTCGAAACAAAGACAATGCATAGAACGCAAATTATGGAGGAGATGTTTACAATGAAGTTATTATACTTATACTTTTGGTCTTTGTATGTCCATATTCAACACTACTGATATCGCTTCCCAAAATGAACCTATTAATTTagcataataaaatataaacttgtgttaaaaacaaatataaaacagaaaggATAAGgagaatacatttaaaattaaacagagcttttaactacattttgaattcaaacacaaatttaatttactAGAGAGGCCTTTAGCATAATGCGTAAACCCTGGATGAAGAGAGCTGTGGTTAAGCATAGTTGTTAAACACCTATCAAATATAGCTTATCTTGGAAATATGTTTCAAATAGTTAAATCACGGTAGATTTAATTATTATATAGTCGATATTAAGAAAGAAAGTGACCATATGGTTGGAGTGCTTGCTTAAGTGTGACTTCGCACCTCACCATCGTGGCGCATGGAGACACTTGGGGACGCGTCAAAGCGCAATTTGGCACCGGTTGCCAGGGCCCTGATAAATAGACCGCTCCTGCCTTCGGTCTCACATCCTCTGAGGACTTTACGCAGGACTGATCGCTACAAGGAATCATGGAGACTCTGACTACCAAAAAAGGATTAACTTCCGATTTTTCTGGAGACATTGAATCTCAGCAGCCCGGTGGTTTGTGGAGACCGTGGACTGGAACAGAGAACAAAAGTGCCGCACACAAGGTGAGTTTTAACGACTTtgcgtttttatttttttatttatttattttttttaatgtgtttgttggattaaaaactgaacaagattgctttgttttaaattacaggCTCGCCATGTTCACGGAGACCTTTCAGCTGCACAACACCCCAAAATCCCTCAGGTCATTCACCCAGTCAAGTAAGTTTGTTGATGAAAACATCTTTAACTCTCGTGcatgttatttcttttataaGTATGTCCCATTCATCTTCTGCTCTCCTTTTGAAGGTTATACTGGCCGAAATCCAGATGTTTCGATTATCTGTACCAGGACGCAGAAATGCTGCTGCGCAACTATCCTATCCAAGCGACCATCTGCCCTTACGAAGACTCCAGCAGCGATGAAGACAGCGATGATGAAGAGTTGGACACAGAGAAGGAGCTGAACTAAATGTGTCTCTCCCATCCTTTTCAATTGTTGCATAATGTgataatatatttgttttaacttatttctgtaaatatatgtaaatataccCGTTTCATTTCCAATCAGGAATGTAAATGCTTAAGTTATTCCCATAACATTTCTACCTcttttctactttattttttaaaattacaataaaatatatgaaatgaatGTCGTTGTTTGGAGTGTAATTACTTTTGAGCCAGTTTTAGTGAAATcagttacagaaataaacagtgaaTTGAGTGTTTGAGGAATGGACTTAGAAAATTACAATTTGAAAGTCTGTGTACCAAGACATCAAACACCAGGATTCATTTGTGTCTGTG
This genomic window from Plectropomus leopardus isolate mb unplaced genomic scaffold, YSFRI_Pleo_2.0 unplaced_scaffold9330, whole genome shotgun sequence contains:
- the LOC121940734 gene encoding protein ripply2-like, with the translated sequence METLTTKKGLTSDFSGDIESQQPGGLWRPWTGTENKSAAHKARHVHGDLSAAQHPKIPQVIHPVKLYWPKSRCFDYLYQDAEMLLRNYPIQATICPYEDSSSDEDSDDEELDTEKELN